In the genome of Methylococcus sp. EFPC2, the window GCCCGTATTTGATGACTTCGGCCAGGCCGGCGCTCAGCTCGCGGTCGGCCAGGGTGTCCAGCGTCGCCGTGTCGGCCAGCACGCAGAGCGGCTGGTAGAACGCGCCTATCATATTTTTGCCGCGCGGGTGGTTGACCGCCGTCTTGCCACCCACGGAGGAATCGACCTGCGACAGCAGGGTGGTGGGTATCTGAACGAAGGGTACGCCGCGCTGATAGGTGGCGGCGACGAAACCCACCAAATCGCCGATGACGCCGCCGCCCAAGGCGATCAACGTGGCGTTGCGGCTGAATTTGCGGGCCAGCAACTCGTCGTAGATGCGCATCGCGGAATCTATCGACTTGTAGGCCTCCCCATCCGGCAGGATAAGTTCGACCGGATCGTGGGCTTCCAGGCTCGCTTTCAGCCGCTCCAGGTAAAGCGGCGCAACGACCTCGTTGCTGACGATCATCACCTGTTTGGATCGGATATGCCTGGCCAACAAGTCGGTCCGTTCGAGCAGGCCGGGTCCGATATAAATGGGGTAGCTGCGCTCCCCGAGGGCTACGTTTAAGGTTTTCATCCTGTTGCTGGACGTGGATCGATCACTTATCGGCTGGTCGCGTGGATCTCGTCGTGACCGCTAGTGCTTTTCTGGACACGGTTGTAGGCCCGCAAAATCTGGCGTACGGCCGAGCGACTGGAATAAATGCCGGTGTCGATGGT includes:
- the aroB gene encoding 3-dehydroquinate synthase, with protein sequence MKTLNVALGERSYPIYIGPGLLERTDLLARHIRSKQVMIVSNEVVAPLYLERLKASLEAHDPVELILPDGEAYKSIDSAMRIYDELLARKFSRNATLIALGGGVIGDLVGFVAATYQRGVPFVQIPTTLLSQVDSSVGGKTAVNHPRGKNMIGAFYQPLCVLADTATLDTLADRELSAGLAEVIKYGLIRDPGFFDWLENNLESLLARDPEALAYAIERSCQNKAEVVAVDERETGERATLNLGHTFGHAIETGLGYGACLHGEAVAIGMCQAADLSRRLGWLSAIDVERIVALLERARLPVVPPPDLGAERFIELMAVDKKNVDGKLRLILLEAVGRATLPVGVEIEPLRRTLNEYGRH